A window of the Neofelis nebulosa isolate mNeoNeb1 chromosome 13, mNeoNeb1.pri, whole genome shotgun sequence genome harbors these coding sequences:
- the VDAC2 gene encoding voltage-dependent anion-selective channel protein 2, giving the protein MATYGQSCARPMCIPPSYADLGKAARDIFNKGFGFGLVKLDVKTKSCSGVEFSTSGSSNTDTGKVTGTLETKYKWCEYGLTFTEKWNTDNTLGTEIAIEDQICQGLKLTFDTTFSPNTGKKSGKIKSSYKRECINLGCDVDFDFAGPAIHGSAVFGYEGWLAGYQMTFDSAKSKLTRNNFAVGYRTGDFQLHTNVNDGTEFGGSIYQKVCEDLDTSVNLAWTSGTNCTRFGIAAKYQLDPTASISAKVNNSSLIGVGYTQTLRPGVKLTLSALVDGKSINAGGHKLGLALELEA; this is encoded by the exons ATGGCGACCTATGGACAGAGCTGCGCGCGGC caatgtgtatTCCTCCATCATATGCTGACCTTGGCAAAGCTGCCAGAGATATTTTCAACAAGGGATTTg GTTTTGGGTTGGTGAAACTGGATGTGAAAACAAAGTCATGCAGTGGTGTG GAATTCTCAACATCTGGTTCATCTAACACAGACACTGGTAAAGTTACTGGAACCTTGGAGACCAAATATAAATGGTGTGAGTATGGTCTGACTTTCACAGAAAAATGGAACACTGATAACACTCTGGGAACAGAAATAGCAATTGAAGACCAG atttgTCAAGGTTTGAAACTGACATTTGATACTACCTTTTCACCAAACACGGG aaagaaaagtgGTAAAATCAAGTCTTCTTACAAGAGGGAGTGTATAAACCTCGGTTGTGATGTTGACTTTGATTTTGCTGGACCTGCAATCCATGGTTCAGCTGTCTTTGGTTATGAGGGCTGGCTTGCTGGGTACCAGATGACCTTTGACAGTGCCAAATCAAAGCTGACAAGAAACAACTTTGCAGTGGGCTACAGGACTGGGGACTTCCAGCTACACACTAATGT CAATGATGGGACAGAATTTGGAGGATCAATTTATCAGAAAGTATGTGAAGATCTTGACACTTCAGTAAACCTTGCTTGGACATCAGGTACCAACTGCACTCGCTTTGGCATTGCAGCCAAATATCAGTTGGACCCCACTGCTTCCATTTCT gcaAAAGTCAACAACTCTAGTTTAATTGGAGTGGGCTATACTCAGACTCTGAGGCCTG GTGTCAAGCTTACACTGTCTGCTCTGGTAGATGGGAAGAGCATTAATGCTGGAGGCCACAAACTTGGGCTTGCCctggagttggaggcttaa